A DNA window from Caretta caretta isolate rCarCar2 chromosome 7, rCarCar1.hap1, whole genome shotgun sequence contains the following coding sequences:
- the LOC125640043 gene encoding phospholipase A and acyltransferase 3-like, with the protein MVLFMITPTPQYYLALSRKPQLQANSKIRDENGSSLSYVATIHHGSLMGSPYLLSEVELKPGDLIEIFRSCYQHWAIYVGDGKVVHLAPPCEHPTDGVASVLAALSDRAYVKKDWLEDVVRKDRYRVNNKHDETHHPLPISKIVRRAQELVGREMPYNLTSHNCEHFVMELRYGVAMSDQVTEAIAMGTVGVMGVAAAVIRSMAQRRKHRKE; encoded by the exons ATGGTGCTCTTCATGATCACCCCCACTCCCCAATATTATCTGGCCCTATCAAGGAAACCTCAGTTACAAGCCAACAGCAAGATCCGGGATGAgaatggaagct CCCTTTCCTATGTGGCCACGATTCACCATGGGTCTCTAATGGGATCCCCATATCTCCTCTCCGAGGTGGAACTCAAACCCGGTGACCTGATTGAGATCTTCCGCTCATGCTACCAGCACTGGGCAATCTACGTCGGTGATGGCAAAGTCGTTCACCTGGCTCCTCCTT GTGAGCACCCCACGGACGGCGTTGCCAGCGTCCTGGCTGCCCTGTCCGACAGAGCCTATGTGAAGAAGGACTGGCTGGAGGACGTGGTGCGCAAGGACCGCTACCGGGTGAACAACAAGCACGACGAGACTCACCACCCGCTGCCAATCTCCAAGATCGTCCGGCGGGCCCAGGAGCTGGTGGGGCGCGAGATGCCCTACAACCTGACCAGCCACAACTGTGAGCACTTCGTCATGGAGCTGCGCTATGGCGTGGCCATGAGCGACCAG GTCACAGAAGCAATAGCCATGGGCACTGTGGGGGTGATGGGAGTGGCGGCGGCTGTGATCAGATCCATGGCTCAGAGACGCAAGCATCGGAAGGAGTAG